The stretch of DNA aaccggtagcctttctaaaaccgatctctactttcaaatcaactttaaatttcagcctgtttttatgagaaaattctcaaactaatatgatgctcctcggagagctcttctctgccttctctttcgctctccactcgtctccccctagagaacagcggaataggactacgtgtgctcgtagtcggagacaaaattggcgttcaggtgatattctacgggagcttatttttctagatgactcgtaaccctggcaagtgtcagtctttaatctcttaacgtacaattttgctccgcctaaccggtcaaagacgcgcaatttcttcctcgatctacgttcgcgatctaaagacgctcgattatacgcacacagagacgcacgaagatactcgaagactcttagaaacttttcactttttctatattacacgaaatatttagaaacttcattaacagcacgacgagccacgattatacgtgattgtgaaatttctaaaatttctaatttctctgcaaaaccgtatccagaagttacataaaatattcgtcgcgcaaagacgatgaaaatatttgagcagtcaattattcgctgtgttaagccacgatatttagcgaaacgatctttatcaccagttgtaatgtttaagactacttctattcatgctgtatactaatttttcgctaaatgtatatttgccataaatgttacaattacaagacatcataactgttacaagagaagtttgtaaagttgcgatatgaaggttgatgtttttaattaaaaaatttttgatcgcgaataaccgttaaaacggattaaagtttttttgattgccggtaatcgttatcgacgagagaaatttcagttTGGTTACCAATAACCAACATAAATGACcggatttttaaaataattttttttttttttttttttttttttttgttacgagtaactgttatccgtggcgagaaaatttcattttggttatcgatgaccattatcgatggcaaaaatttgctctacattgtcaattatcactggctatattatcaatcgttattaacgtcactgataattattgggttggaaactaggtgattgcgaattttgtcaatatcatctaatgacaaaacccgcaatcacctagttaacaagccaatagtacgtgtgttcgcagttattcataaaacttgtgtgttttatcgagcaaacaaaaagaaaaagatatgaaaatatatgaaacgaataggatgaaagatatcgcagtagaatatttttattaacagttgcaccgtgatatcttttatcttatgctttgtttcgtacattttcgtatctttttctttgcttaataaaacatatcagttttataattaggcttctttacgttgccagtgaaaaccgattatcagcaatgtcaataaatatcgacgatagtcgaatgtgactagaaaatatttttttcatcgatattgcttggcgataatcgaaaatcaatttcgccatcgataatggttatcggtaaccaaagcaaaattcggttttccttgataatggtcactgttcgataaccgaacaaaaattcaggtaacttccattgattactgtttcaaattaaattcccatgatctaaaattattatcgagcgaccgaggaacaaatcgaatcgttcgtaatgattattcataatcagaattattaacgattaaaattcttgaatcgtatcgcttttggagaaattgaaaactggctttcgtttaaataaaaactagtttctacccaatgattttcctgccaaaaaatatttaacgtagttgttattttggagcttcgcttgtaacttccacgtagattcccagattgatttctaattttcctattgtaatataacaattaatacgatataatataataatcttaatattagattataaatattaacattgtaggatttttttatttatttattttatttgggtatggtcgttgtcacaagatcaccggcgatctatcggttttgtgatttcttgcgtctccgacgtgacactggcaacctcaccatacacgcctattacatcaatgcactcgtgttcagtatctccatacactgtactcgcattcagtgtctccatacacgcctattacaacaatgcactcgtgttcagtgtccccatacgctgcactcgcattcagtgtctccatacacaccTATTACGTCAATGCACCCGCATTCAGTGtgtccacacacgcccagtgcggtaatatgatccaacaaactgaAACTTATCCTtgtacgaaatcgaaaatgatctgtcatgtcattacggtctgaccggtaactcacaaaatgcaactggcgctttgaatactaaccgtaatgatactgacttttgtgttttttttttcctccctactttatcattgaacgtccgatcgaaatttttgttgttaacctgggcccttgacctatttggacagttagttaagccataaagagaccagtacaatataatttagctaaactataaaggaacaaaataccagttatatcaagtttaatgttaggaaaacccaatattttagatccacccgaggacgtgtgataatcagaatggccgtgtcggagatgaaagaacaccggagcctctccTTTGAAGCGGTGGGAGAACCCCCTTAGTGCTGTAATCCAGATgtcatcatagccgcactaagaaactgttgtaattcgatccgactgtacttattcgaaatttatgatagtgagctcgggctcgaggcgacaaccggtcgccgaacgtagtcgcggtcaagggatgaacgttttatctaacaaaggcatgaagtaactctatagctttccataaaaaaaatacttgggacggggcacgacggtaaacatctcaacgatttctgtcccgtggctcgccacacgcagactttgtccttcgggtaagacgattgccagatgccaacgcatcttcgcagtatatgtctagctgggcgaggacccgctacgaatattaaatttcaattacacaaagtctctcaaatagacaaatggcctgtgccccaactacgggaagataagagaaatctatccttccacgaacgacgtaACATTcctagtattttacgatcctatctacgatagcaattaaaagttcatcaaacagatgattacatcacgtacaagccatttgaaagtcaaattgttccattttccgaaaatttattctttctaactctttaagagtattacatcgtggcttattaacatactaaataataattgactgttcgaatagtttgatgatttttggaaagtacgtgtccctgataaatataacttctatgcacacttccaattaaacgaaagatatttttacggcgagtgtcggactattttagctttcgaggcattgtaagttgaattttagttgcggcgtcgacaaatcattgattcagtgacagtgaattttcttttttctgggtgtgatgcgaatgcgcagaaactttgacgtcaaacgttcccgctgaacgaacaggaccttccgactgccatggatattgattttccttgggcttcaaggtttctggagcagctgtacccatccagcgcagactccggctattctcaatatggctgtctattgtacccaatccgctcgttttgcgttgcaacgcgctcgccgctatacaccagcatgcgatcaatgcgccaaggacatcagccgatcgcaatttaaacagccgaatttattttcgaatgtgacgcgctagacgttatcaacatggccgatacatgtaccctgtcacgtacttcctgatcgtcgcgtctatctccatggtcgtaagcatcaatggtaagcctcgcatttcactcgctttgtcgggctgcttaaaccttcgcctctttaattcgacgcgtttctcacacgtttcgccacgaatcaaattacatttttctgaaattaaaaattcgccgatacgcgttgtccatcttcggtatttgcgagagaagaaagcgattcttgcgccttattcgacacgccgattttcacgtcgatacgatcggaataccaaagttgatcgactcgacaatgtattgaccagttagctgttgcgactaatgcgactaaaatgcgttagaaaggacagaacaactactttgttcacgctgtattatagttttttcataataattatttatatctcttcatttgttcgttttacctggtcctggcttccgaatggtcgaaacgtcttcaaatttacgaatatattttagttttcgctgaaattgcagtttaaacagcaaaaactgctttttacgcgtgacgagtatactcgtcaagagtaggtaactggttaagacggaagataatttgccaggatagacaatggcggtatttcgtctttgagaatttttaatttgaggaatttttctttcaacaaagagcgtttctgtaatggaaaatggaagtttctgtttcttcccatttttctctttctttctcgaggttcctttcaattacatggccctatttgttttacgagcaagttgcgttttaggagcgtgtttcgttgagggagttttcactagatgtctgaaggaacgatgtttcgtctatttatagcgaagatcttcctctacatataaactgcatatagaggaaagtgcacctgttgaagccttcactcgtaggtgttagccatttgtgttacgaatcgtgtaaacaacgatcatcgtacacggtgcatttaattgacttttcttccgtgataagcttcgcgatgaattctcatttcgaggctacctttttcatttaccgtcttgcctacgtttcctatgtataaaataaataattcatactgaatacatctatttctattttttctttttctttagataagaagaatattacaatcaactttcacagagaatttttaacattagatcgtcccaaaagtgtcttttatcttataaggaaataatagacgcacaacattttttgttttaaattattttattgaattacgtttaatccatcttattctattggaaccagatgtgaaataaaacagtataatttttaacttcatgaaatatacatagaatatttcgtggatatcgaatctgcagtcttgcgtagatccaattgtcgtatagatgcaaacgtagtcgtataccgtctgtttagtcttcggagatgatccaatctgttaagaagctgaaactctagaggattggtacgattggtcaaacttgcgtggaagcgtttttccgaacttggaaatatctttcagaactgtaggtatttttaagtacccgtgtatgatttcgttgattacctgccaatggataaggaatacgtttgctgctctcggaatacgtttaattgaaataaatcgaaataaatttttcgtaatttccggatacgtttacgatattttgcttgccaagtcttaccgtcggacgtatcgcaagaacagcaggaaaatttggcgaaatatcgttagagacgctattcgacggaaaagctaaacatccgaagaattccgttgtaaataagaaacctaaaccgatgtttcaccttaatagacgatttcctcgatgatatccctttccgcaatcttcctagcaatcttgtcgacgaacgcgacgaaatttcatcctacgcatatcgccgatgtgtctgtaaatgtcaagactaatatctatttatttgtacaaaaatgtacaaaaatctgacgttaatgaaagcacgacacatttgtttgaaaaatgaaagaaaggaagaagtagaaggaagtaatttctaagaaataaaagagagaaagatgcgaagcattaaaaagtagacaacgatttgcccaacgtcttacgtccgattcctacgtcgattttaataatctttagaaatctaggataaatcacgatttctattaattaatacgtatttgtcggttgattgtgtccgatgatcaggccaactgttaactacggaacatcgaactcacgcagcgtcggaacgagcaaacgatttatggtgtcatcagtgtgatacaatggaagatggagagagatgcgccaatctgaccggaaacttcaccactttcgggcacaagtgcactggtgataaaaggacctgtatggtaatgacaaatgataacagcgattcaaacgcttgttgattatacacaggtcacgcacgtgtttcagcagatgtttgatattttgctttgatcgcgtgcttttaaagcaaacagaatatagcaaacagctagctaaaagcgatattagttatcgtcaacacgagagcgagagaaggctgttcaagatagagccacagtttcatttcgttcataacgcgattttagtgtttggaaatgttcaatatagtcgatcaattcagtttcataataattacgtactttattgaaattgaatccgctttataggaacatatgtacatggtgtacacatttgagggaatatgcaaatgcaattttttatttgttcttcttatttattggtaatcaacaatgatattggatatgatataattgtacagtttgcacatacacggcaaaaattttacgaaatccgtaatcgatattaaccgaccgaattaacaatgaacgagccgtattctctggaaatgatgcgagatattctggaaaattgatattcccttgactaaaaatatgttacgttcacactcactcgtgttcgttacaagttccaatgtgaaatgtcatacagagtgaaacaaggaattgttgcaaatattaatttaattttagtatcaagaatcattctacgtacatgtagaattctttctcatcttttcttttcagtcttcttttttctcttttcgctcgatactatcaagttcgtggtttaatgccgcccaaaatgagctcgtactcggacaaaattaaaagaaatactatattttagcgtacgagtgtctcctgcgatccgctaggacatgtcatataacgaacatcgtgaaagtttaaaatctgcaaatattcctttcacgtttgcttctttctcttcaggtaaagcgattttcttacactaccagcaccgaagattcaacgtctagtccacaaacttggtcggtggagagaaagtgtactaacaaatgcgactccggatgtatagtggtcggtgaacgaacaaaactctccgcttgcaccacttgctgcgagaaatcgttttgcaatatcggtaccggtgctgcgaacgatctgacgataagagggatcgatctgtttctagctttagtattacaaattacattaacaattatcatgtatccgtcctgacattgcagacgaagtaacacacgatcgtgaatcattttagtcgccgatgagaataattggttccattaacgcgtttatacgtacattgtaacatacactgtaatattacacaacaacacaATACATAAGATTTgtcgcattaccaatgaaaatgctgttttcattttataaatgtgtacatggagtttcattccttatgtgtttcataataatattacgatgaatattgattaataagtcaataaaattacgacgatatcgataatacgaagctcagaaataagaaaataataatgatgttctcgttctaatgatatcgataaatcaaagaacaattgataatataaaaaggggatgttcttaagaatacgatgctcataattataataattacaaatacaatcaaatctacgagaatgagatttaaaacactgctaaATTATTACccgatcgttcaacgaaccaatgtaattaaaattgtaaattttagaaaaattgttatagcaatacactaccaataaattgtataaagtaacaaacttttctgAAAAagaaactcattaaaactctcgatataataataaatactttttatcgatttccatttttccattatcctctacttaattcccaaggatgacaatgagaaacatattaggttgttccaaaagtctctgtctgttttataagaaaataatagatgcacaacattttttcttttatattattttattgaactttgtatgatccgttttctactaatagaacaaaatggatcataatgtaaaacaaaaaatgatgtgcatctgtcacttccttataaaacgaaagaaatttttgggaaaacccaatagaatgggaattttctcgtggacacataacattagaaaattgtacacaacttttatttaaattccttcgtacgatctctgtacaatattcttttactaattataccttaatttttaagtatcctccgattggtttccaattattttgattattttgcaggaagcgaacaattttaacgatcggcatatttttcgatactcgtgaacaagagtgtacaacctggacgtttatacacacccacatttctctcaaacgcacaaacatccgcattccgtttataatactaaaatttcgctggaaacagggaaacgcgagatcaggtatctactaaatcgcttaaactatatagtttataccagcgcgtttacagctgtaaccaattaacgtaattacactgcctaaatgaaagcattcagtttatactcgtgcattctgttctttcaacagcatcctggaaatctgcgtgttatcattttcgtagaaatcgagagagcttaggttaaatgtagatccgacatcgtcaaacggaaaattacaaagttcttgaattcctggaaggttctaacgggatatagggttttgttccaatggaaaacgcatattcgtttctaggaatcggttttaattaaatttccacatccgtgaacaaagggatatgatttatcgtgcgatagcatataatgaaaactaaggcaaagaatggaattttttgtttttcgtagaaaacgtgagacgacatcgccttgttaagaggaaataaaaccattccaggaaagaataacgatcgtcgttaagcgtaatgtaatttctttctgaagagtcatactaatctatcgcccacgcgtaatgcctcgatgctaagcatctctcattttgcatctcgttcgttgccattcatctcgtcgtgtaaaacgcaaataaaatggaaagaaatattttttattccaagaagcaattattcaaacaacaatttatcaacggataaaaaaatcagaaatgtcccttttaatatttttaaaattaatattaaaaccatctttctcttcttttttacactcttacttatctgaaattctttatctcctaatttcgataaaccattttacaaaacgtaggctattgtccgttttacgtttaactgttatgaaattttgcagtccatttacgcataatcttgcgagtaaagtacattttgccaaaagtaatcgagcgtctgtctacttttgaacaatactgtacccaacagctacttacagtggctacaaaaagtatttctgtattatttctacTATTGTGTTTATCCCTGCGTGctaatcaattatattaattgaaagcatattaagtgtcctctgtctgcaaaagccttaccgacatttacacgctggatcgtttaggatcatgcaatatctgtttacgttctcgtgttttaaaaagtgtgctcaaaaattcttgaatactcttgcaagttgttagaatatcttccaataatttccatatcgatacatgtgaatctttttaagcgaagcggaatctaagcaaaaatatgaagaaagtggaaaatcgcttaaagtcactggtcgaaaaccatccactatgcagatggacagataaatttcgcgtcacttgatagtactatcgtatgactacgaactattgacactagttgaaagtgaaatgtaacggctgatgaaaaaaaattgaaaaagatagagata from Bombus affinis isolate iyBomAffi1 chromosome 3, iyBomAffi1.2, whole genome shotgun sequence encodes:
- the LOC126914769 gene encoding uncharacterized protein LOC126914769, producing the protein MYPVTYFLIVASISMVVSINGQLLTTEHRTHAASERANDLWCHQCDTMEDGERCANLTGNFTTFGHKCTGDKRTCMVKRFSYTTSTEDSTSSPQTWSVERKCTNKCDSGCIVVGERTKLSACTTCCEKSFCNIGTGAANDLTIRGIDLFLALVLQITLTIIMYPS